The Phycisphaeraceae bacterium genome contains the following window.
CTGCAGCAGCATCACCGTGTGCGCCCCCGCTCCCGCCCCTGCCCCGGCCTGCTCAACATACTCGTCGAGCTCGATCTCCCGGCTCACCATCGCCTGCTGATGCAGGTGCCCGCTGAGCACCGCGTGCACCCGCCGCCGCGCCAGCACCGCCATCATCGCCTCGCCATTGCCGATCACCCGAAACCCTGGCAGATCCTCAGGCACATAGAACGGATGATGCACCACCAGCGCGCGAAACCGCGCCGCGCTCGCCGCCGCAAAGAACGCATCGGCTTCGGCAATCTGCGCCCGGCTCAGCCGCCCATGCGACCAGTTCCACGATAAGTCCCAAGGCCGCGCCGAGTTGAGCGACAGGATCGCCACCTTGTCGGTCGTTAGCGCGCTCATCGTGATCGGCTCGATGTGCCGCCGATACCGCCGCAGCGGAGCCGTGAACCGCTCAACCAGATCAAACACCGGCAGATCGTGATTGCCCGGGGTCGAGAGCACCGGCGCCCCCAGCGCCGCGATGAACGCCGCCGCCCGCCGAAACTCGCGCGCTCTGGCCGCCATGGTCAGATCGCCGCTGATGACGACCAGATCCGGCTCGATGCCGCGCACCGCCGCGATCACCGCTTCGATCAGATCCTCGTCGGCCGCGCCGAAGTGAATGTCCGACACGTGCGCGATGCGCATCTACGCCCCCTCGCCAACCGCGCGCGGCACCAGCACCACCAGCGCCCGCGGCCTGATCGCAAACCGCAGCGGCACCGCCAGCGACCGAACCTCGCCGTCGATCGACACCGCCAGCGACCGGCGCGCCGCACGCACCTCAAGCCGGCCCGCGCACGCTGCATCCATGCCCCCGTCGCGCGCGATGGTTCCCGTCGCCAGCGTCGTGAGCAGTTCGAGCGGTGCCAGCGCCCCCGCGTGCCGCGAGGCATACACGCCCAGCACCCCGCCCTCGAGCGTTGCCCGCCGATGCTCGCCAAAGCCGCCCACCGCCATCGGGTTGCACGTCACCGCCAGGCACCGCGTCCGCACCCGCGCCGACCCGCGATCCGATGCGATCTTCAGCCGCAACGCCGGCGAATCAAACGCCGCCCGCACGAAGCGCACCAGACTCGCCAGCCGCCCGCCCGCCGTCGGCTCAGTCCGCAAACCCTCGCGATGCTCAGCCATCGTCGGCACCACCCCGATCAGCGCCGAATGCAGATACACATGCCCGCCAACCTCGGCCGTATCGATCCGCCGCACGCACAGGCGATCGAGGCTCTCGATGAGCGCGTCAGGCTCGGGCAGATCCAGATCGCGCGCGACCAGGTTCATCGTCCCCATCGCCAGCACCAGCAGCGCCGCCCCGCTCGCCTCCGCCGCCGCGCCCGCAGCACTCACCGTCCCGTCGCCTCCAATCGCAACGATCACATCAAGCGCAGGCTCGCGCTGCATCGCCGCGATCTGCTCGCCCATCGCCCCCGCATCGCCCGAAACCTCGGCCCCGCGCCGCTCAAGCGCCTCGCGCAGAGCCTCCGCCACCTCGCCGCACCGCGCACCTTTGCCCGAACCGCAGTTGATCACCAGCAGCACACGCTTGCCCGCCCACGCAAACGCTTCCGCCATTCCCTCATCAGGCAGCGACATGGATTCGAACGGCTCCATGTTTGAACACTATCCGCCCGCCGCGCCCGCCGTCGCCTTGGGGCGTCCGCACTCAGGACACACCTCAAGCGGCCCCATCGCGTACCCGCACCACACGCAGTCCCCACGACCCAGCCGCACGCGCCGTCGCCGCACCGTGAGCATCATCGGCAACACAAACACCAGCGCCCACAACGGCACGCCGAACATCAGCGGATTGAGGATCAAACCCAAAGGCACGAACCCAATCCGCAAGTGTTGACCATCCCCCTCAATACTCAGGACTCCATCGGCCCAACTGGCCTCCACTTCTTCGATCACCGGCAATGGCCAGCCGGAACGCTTGACAATCATCATCAGCATGCTCCAGTTGTCCACCACGAAGCGCACATCATAATGGCGATAGCCGAACGTCCCGACTATGTAGGCATAGTTGGGCTCGGGCCACGGCTCAGCGTGCGGCGAGCGCACCGGCCACCCGCGTGCGCGCGCCGCATCATCGACCAGATGCGCGATCATCGGCGGTCGCGGCACACGCAGGACGCGAAACTGCCACAGCGCATACGTGTTGTTAATCGAGGCCAGCACCAGAATCG
Protein-coding sequences here:
- a CDS encoding metallophosphoesterase, translated to MRIAHVSDIHFGAADEDLIEAVIAAVRGIEPDLVVISGDLTMAARAREFRRAAAFIAALGAPVLSTPGNHDLPVFDLVERFTAPLRRYRRHIEPITMSALTTDKVAILSLNSARPWDLSWNWSHGRLSRAQIAEADAFFAAASAARFRALVVHHPFYVPEDLPGFRVIGNGEAMMAVLARRRVHAVLSGHLHQQAMVSREIELDEYVEQAGAGAGAGAHTVMLLQVASATTTRRRNQPNAFAVLEIGSGAGGAMDAGAVVRTEWVAEGDRFVAGEGEVVVRLDG